Proteins from a genomic interval of Rhizoctonia solani chromosome 12, complete sequence:
- a CDS encoding RNA recognition motif domain-containing protein — MRLTGRSQSSTSPYSRLSGSDTVSKIYCDDQFDQEQDCATKCPPPRTRNLTDAFFQGSAPLFSDAFLQSPLDIGSFSTSGLVSVDGYQDSDPLNEDSSWCSPLPPTTMSVPTLHSSSQVSFSASPSIESGNMTSNRSRQVVSKRSQGSSSRRPTPEDFRSMVLCPHEHEAQIHDYVGTDSKYTLAKNYAGIMVRSSVKSHDMRAKMHEVSQALDSINLFLRFLLDYEGLRSEQKGCVSLRICFGALTALLGDFSQGNCVELSASDPNAPVVSREYLSQFRDYSPELGEILRRLSERLEKSINLYRHRRSPSCSLVTKFQEMWETLEVWNKYLMDDTFATPSRIASDWLRNHPNQVDNRRRNQAYNEQTSPNLSDNSRPSPTNYDLNYLSPMSAYAEVIHSPRGNGRSARTDGSFSYEPESLFKASTSATADGVTYFSSANMSSGSMPFDASGNLYRTPSALGQTLNFTPITGDFMAYAHQSHSHNARQYPGTGSGY, encoded by the exons ATGAGACTCACTGGAAGGTCCCAATCATCTACATCCCCGTACTCTCGCCTTTCAGGATCGGATACTGTATCTAAGATATACTGCGACGATCAATTCGATCAAGAGCAGGACTGTGCCACCAAGTGCCCACCACCTCGAACTCGGAACTTGACAGACGCATTCTTCCAAGGGAGCGCACCCCTGTTCAGCGACGCTTTCTTGCAGTCCCCGCTAGATATAGGTTCCTTTAGTACGTCTGGCTTAGTTTCAGTAGACGGGTACCAGGATAGTGACCCCTTGAACGAAGACTCAAGCTGGTGCTCACCCCTGCCGCCCACCACCATGTCTGTACCTACTCTACATTCGAGCTCTCAGGTGTCCTTTAGCGCTTCACCCAGTATTGAGTCTGGT AACATGACGAGCAACAGGTCCAGGCAAGTGGTGTCAAAGAGGTCTCAAGGGTCGTCATCACGACGCCCAACCCCTGAAG ATTTTAGATCGATGGTCCTTTGCCCTCATGAACACGAAGCACAGATCCACGACTATGTTGGGACTGATTCAAAGTACACTCTCGCCAAGAATTACGCAGGAATAATGGTTCGATCAAGTGTCAAATCGCATGACATGCGAGCCAAAATGCATGAAGTCTCTCAGGCACTTGACTCAATCAACCTCTTCCTAAGATTCCTACTAGATTATGAGGGGCTGAGATCCGAACAAAAGGGGTGTGTGAGCTTGAGAAT CTGCTTCGGCGCCTTGACTGCTTTGTTGGGGGATTTCAGCCAGGGAAACTGTGTAGAACTGTCTGCGAGCGACCCCAACGCCCCAGTCGTTTCGAGAGAGTACCTATCACAGTTTAGGGACTATAGCCCGGAACTCGGTGAAATATTACGAAGACTTTCTGAAAGGCTTGAAAAGAGCATAAACTTGTATCGTCATCGACGTTCACCTTCATGTTCTCTCGTGACAAAATTCCAAGAAATGTGGGAGACTCTGGAGGTTTGGAACAAGTATCTTATGGACGATACTTTCGCGACCCCTTCTCGGATCGCTTCCGATTGGCTTCGAAAT CACCCAAACCAAGTCGACAACAGACGCCGCAATCAAGCATATAACGAGCAGACCTCTCCGAACCTCTCGGACAATAGCCGCCCATCTCCGACAAACTATGACC TAAACTACCTATCTCCTATGAGTGCATACGCTGAAGTCATCCACTCACCTCGGGGCAATGGACGCTCGGCCAGGACAGATGGTTCGTTTTCCTACGAGCCCGAAAGCCTATTCAAGGCCAGCACATCGGCGACTGCAGATGGCGTTACCTATTTTAGTTCTGCTAATATGTCTTCCGGATCTATGCCATTCGATGCTTCTGGAAACCTATATCGTACTCCAAGCGCTCTAGGACAAACCCTAAACTTCACTCCTATTACGGGCGACTTTATGGCTTATGCTCACCAGAGCCACTCACATAATGCAAGACAGTACCCGGGCACAGGTTCAGGTTACTAA
- a CDS encoding histone acetyltransferase type B subunit 2, producing the protein MAKRPATENAAENEGQAYSKVPATGNDAPRRSISIDEMGEFEDEWEDELESDGEVVDGGENNEDDDSKMEVDEDVTQAAEDEDEVPAAPDVYLPGSHKLAEDEVLEADQSVYEMLHQMNVTWPCLSFDILRDNLGDNRQTYPATSYVVTGTQADVSSKNEVVVMKMSRMCKTQKDDADSDASDDEDDEEEEDAILEYRSIPHPGGVNRVRAQPITSLSSVTTPYYAATWAETGKVHIWDIRPLMESLDVPGYTLQKSQASKPVHTVNQHGRTEGFGLDWGTQIGGVRLLSGDLDGRIFLTTATQSGFTTAQAPFTSHTAPVEDIQWSPSEATVFSSCSSDKSVRVWDVRAKGKKSAAQIQKAHESDVNVMSWNRGTSYLLATGGDEGGIKIWDLRNLKEASSNPPSPVAHFSWHTAPITSIEWHPSEDSIFSASGSDDQVTLWDLSVEQDEDEVGTKEIHTANGQKLKDVPSQLLFVHQGQSDVKEIHWHPQIPGCLISTAYTGFNVFKTISV; encoded by the exons ATGGCTAAGAGACCTGCTACGGAAAATGCCGCTGAGAATGAGGGTCAAGCATATTCAAAAGTACCGGCAACGGGCAATGACGCTCCCCGAAGGTCCATTTCCATAGATGAGATGGGCGAATTCGAAGACGAATGGGAGGATGAGTTGGAGAGTGACGGAGAGGTCGTGGATGGAGGCGAAAATAACGAGGATGATGATTCAA AAATGGAGGTGGACGAGGACGTCACCCAGGCAGctgaagacgaagacgaagtTCCCGCAGCTCCAGATGTCTATTTACCTGGATCCCATAAACTCGCAGAGGATGAAGTATTGGAAGCGGACCAATCAGTATATGAGATGCTGCATCAGATGAATGTGACCTGGCCGTGCTTATCGTTCGACATACTTCGTGACAATCTCGGTGACAACCGACAAACATATCCTGCAACATCTTATGTCGTAACGGGAACCCAAGCGGACGTCTCATCCAAAAATGAGGTTGTGGTGATGAAGATGAGCCGTATGTGCAAAACTCAAAAGGACGATG CCGATTCGGACGCTTCCGATGACGAggacgatgaagaagaagaggacgcTATTCTGGAATACCGCTCTATTCCTCATCCAGGCGGAGTCAACCGCGTCCGGGCCCAGCCAATTACTTCCCTGTCATCCGTGACCACTCCGTACTATGCAGCTACCTGGGCCGAAACTGGAAAAGTCCATATCTGGGATATAAGACCCCTCATGGAAAGTCTGGATGTTCCAGGGTATACCCTCCAAAAATCACAAGCATCCAAACCTGTGCATACAGTTAATCAACACGGTCGTACCGAAGGTTTCGGGCTTGACTGGGGCACTCAAATCGGAGGTGTACGGCTACTTTCTGGGGACCTTGATGGGCGGATTTTCCTGACAACTGCGACTCAGTCGGGCTTTACAACCGCCCAAGCACCCTTTACGAGTCATACAGCGCCGGTCGAGGATATACAATGGTCCCCAAGCGAAGCAACTGTATTTTCATCATGTTCGTCAGACAAGAGCGTTCGGGTATGGGATGTTCGTGCCAAAGGCAAAAAGAGCGCGGCTCAGATCCAAAAAGCGCACGAAAGCGACGTGAATGTGATGAGCTGGAACCGGGGGACCAGTTACTTGCTTGCAACCGGTGGAGATGAAGGAGGGATTAAGATTTGGGACCTAAGGAACCTAAAGGA AGCGTCATCGAATCCTCCGTCACCTGTGGCCCATTTTAGCTGGCACACAGCGCCCATCACATCGATAGAATGGCATCCTTCTGAAGATTCTATCTTTTCGGCCTCTGGGTCTGATGATCAGGTTACGTTGTGGGACCTCTCGGTCGAACAGGACGAAGACGAAGTTGGAACGAAAGAAATCCATACTGCCAATGGTCAAAAG CTTAAGGATGTTCCATCTCAGTTGTTATTCGTTCATCAAGGTCAGTCGGATGTGAAGGAGATTCACTGGCATCCCCAAATTCCAGGATGTCTCATTAGCACCGCATATACTGGGTTCAACGTCTTCAAAACTATTTCCGTTTGA
- a CDS encoding phosphoribosylformylglycinamidine synthase, with protein sequence MSDLNILIVGGGGREHALAWRLERSPRVRKIFIAPGNGGTQTQKTTNISIGAGDFEGLKKFALENDVNLVLPGPEQPLVDGIETVFRKAGIPVFGPSQQAAQMEGSKAFSKDFMCRHNIPTAAYRTFKSSRFDEALAYAKTCGFKVVLKASGLAAGKGVLLPQTDAEIEAGLREIMLDQAFGSAGDEVVIEECLTGPEISVLAFSDGYTIIPLPAAQDHKRIGEGDTGPNTGGMGAYAPAPVATPDVMSLIMKETLQPTIDGMRRDGFPFVGMLFTGFILTSSGPKVLEYNVRFGDPETEALMLLLSDDTDLAEVLLACVEHRLDSVKISARPGVAVSVILASKGYPGSYPKGRAITTGSVPENTVIFHAGTSKKDSQVVTSGGRVIAVAAYGETIRDALDKAYKGVDAVEFEGKTFRRDIAHRALAPQNGSGLTYAQAGVSVDAGNALVEAIKPYTRQTRRAGADGSLGGFGGVFDLKAAGFGGMRDPVLVSGTDGVGTKLRIALDSGVHDTVGIDLVAMSVNDLVVQGAEPLYFLDYYGCSKLDVPVAAQVIKGIADGCLEAGCALIGGETAEMPGMYHEGKRFLLYLGDYDLAGFAVGVVDRHLLLPKPNIAPGDVILGLASSGIHSNGFSLVRKIIARAGLSYSSPCPWDFSKNLGSSLLTPTKIYIKPLLPAVRASALKGLAHITGGGFVENIPRVLPKGTAARIDVSTYPYPPVFRWLAKKGAWSRSRWRGHSTAGSVWLS encoded by the exons ATGTCCGACTTGAACATTCTCATTGTCGGGGGAGGAGGTCGCGAACACGCACTCGCGTGGCGACTCGAAAGGTCACCTCGGGTCCGTAAAATTTTTATCGCTCCGGGAAATGGAGGTACCCAAACCCAGAAAACAACGAATATCTCCATTGGAGCGGGTGATTTCGAGGGACTGAAGAAGTTTGCTTTGGAAAACGAT GTGAACCTCGTTTTGCCAGGCCCAGAACAACCGTTAGTCGATGGGATTGAAACCGTCTTTAGGAAGG CCGGAATACCAGTATTTGGTCCATCTCAACAGGCGGCTCAAATGGAGGGCTCCAAAGCCTTCTCCAAAGACTTTATGTGCCGACATAACATTCCGACTGCAGCATATCGGACATTCAAGTCCTCCCGGTTTGACGAAGCTCTCGCATACGCCAAGACCTGTGGATTTAAGGTAGTTCTCAAAGCAAGTGGGCTTGCCGCCGGAAAGGGAGTTCTCTTGCCTCAAACAGACGCTGAAATCGAAGCTGGGTTGAGAGAGATTATGTTGGATCAGGCTTTCGGAAGCGCTG GAGACGAAGTGGTAATTGAAGAGTGCCTTACTGGGCCCGAAATATCTGTTCTCGCTTTCTCAGATGGGTACACCATTATTCCTCTTCCTGCTGCTCAGGACCATAAGAGGATTGGAGAGGGCGACACGGGCCCAAACACAGGAGGAATGGGAGCATATGCCCCCGCCCCAGTGGCGACGCCTGATGTCATGTCATTGATTATGAAGGAGACGTTGCAGCCTACGATTGATGGAATGCGTAGAGATG GTTTCCCATTCGTTGGGATGCTTTTTACTGGGTTCATACTCACGTCCTCTGGTCCCAAGGTCCTCGAGTACAACGTCCGTTTCGGCGATCCTGAGACTGAAGCTTTAATGTTACTCCTCTCGGATGACACTGACCTTGCCGAGGTGTTGTTG GCGTGCGTCGAACACCGATTGGATAGCGTAAAGATTTCTGCACGCCCTGGAGTTGCTGTCTCTGTGATCTTGGCTTCTAAGGGATACCCTGGCAGCTATCCCAAGGGCAGGGCCATTACCACAGGATCGGTCCCAGAGA ACACTGTTATATTCCATGCTGGGACATCCAAAAAAGACTCCCAAGTTGTGACTTCTGGTGGACGAGTAATCGCAGTCGCTGCCTACGGCGAGACCATCCGCGACGCATTAGACAAAGCGTACAAAGGAGTGGATGCAGTTGAGTTTGAAGGCAAAACTTTCAGGCGAGATATAGCGCACAG GGCGCTGGCTCCACAAAACGGGTCCGGTCTCACATACGCCCAAGCTGGTGTTTCAGTCGATGCAGGAAACGCGCTTGTTGAAGCCATCAAGCCTTATACTCGTCAAACTCGCCGGGCGGGTGCCGATGGTTCGCTCGGTGGATTTGGAGGCGTATTTGACTTGAAAGCTGCTGGGTTTGGCGGGATGCGCGACCCTGTGTTAGTTAGTGGAACTGATGGCGTTGGTACCAAGTTGAGAATCGCCCTCGACTCTGGAGTACACGATACCGTTG GAATTGATCTTGTCGCGATGTCGGTCAACGACCTTGTGGTCCAAGGAGCCGAACCTCTCTACTTCCTAGATTACTATGGGTGCAGCAAATTGGATGTTCCCGTAGCTGCACAAGTGATCAAAGGCATCGCCGACGGTTGCTTGGAGGCCGGATGTGCACTCATCGGAGGCGAGACTGCTGAAATGCCGGGCATGTATCATGAAGGCAAGCGCTTCCTCCTGTATCTCG GGGACTATGATCTCGCTGGATTTGCTGTCGGAGTAGTTGACCGACACTTACTTCTCCCCAAGCCAAATATTGCTCCTGGAGATGTCATTCTCGGCCTTGCTTCATCAGGCATTCACTCCAACGGTTTCTCTCTTGTTCGCAAAATCATCGCCCGCGCCGGCCTGAGCTATTCTTCTCCCTGCCCATGGGACTTTTCGAAAAACCTTGGATCTTCGCTCCTGACACCTACCAAAATATACATCAAACCATTGCTCCCTGCCGTTCGGGCTTCTGCTCTGAAAGGGTTGGCGCATATAACCGGCGGAGGCTTTGTCGAAAATATCCCACGAGTTTTGCCAAAGGGTACCGCTGCGCGTATCGACGTGTCGACATATCCTTACCCCCCGGTTTTCCGGTGGCTCGCGAAGAAGGGGGCGTGGAGCCGCTCGAGATGGCGCGGACATTCAACTGCGGGATCGGTATGGTTATCATAG